The nucleotide sequence AGAACTAGAAAAGGAAAGGCAACAGttttatgaaaaacaaatgatattgaaaaatgaaattacaAAAAGAAATGTTTTAGGTGAAAAACAATTAACTGAAGAAGAAATTAACAATTATCTTTATAATGACCACAATAAAGAAGTTGATTCAAATTCATCAAAACAAGAAGAAATCAAGCtgccaaaaaaaaatattcctGTTATACCTATTATTATAAGAACTAACTATGTTGGAAtgtttgatatttttttagatgAATTTGAAAACATtcaaaacaaatataatgtaaaaatatcgGTTGTTCATGGAGGAATAGGGCCTGTTACTCCAAATGATGTTGTGCATGCTGAAGTAGAAACTAATTATGGGTATTGTTGTATTTACGCATTTCATGTTAAAGTATTACCTGATTCAGTAAAGCAAGCTGTCCTTTCCAATATTGTAATAAAACAGTTTGACGTGTTTACTGATGTCATCGATGATATAGTTAAAAggattaaaaatataaaagctTTAATGGCCCATAACATGTATGTAAGGAGtcttaaaaatgaaaggaCACAAGAAggattataaaaaaatgtatacttcacaaattatattcaatatttttaataaaaacttTCAAAATCGACAAAGAAGTATACCACatatttgaataatatttttataataggaatattattactattcataaaatttaattttaccCATTTTAAAACCATAGTTTATTAAATGTGTTCTATTAAATTTCACACATATATTCTTAAATATATGCGTATCCTCATGTGCATTCAcgatattattttttttttgtttttttataattaattaaatataaaaatatgttgatgtttgtaaattttaaaaagtgttattatatgtatgtatatatttaataaaaagcAAACTCCAAAATTCGTAAATTTATGTTAATTTGTTGAATTCAtgcaaaaattaattatgtGAAGCAAAATGCACATAAAAccataacatatatatattgaaaaatgaaaaaaacaaaaaaggTTACATATCgaataacatttttattaaaatcgCAATAGTTTTAATCATAACAACATTGAAGATATGTAGGGTTGTATTGAAATATGCTTATAGATTATTCTTTTCTAATGTGCCAGATTTGTTTATGTAGTTGTTTCTTTCATTAACTTTCTTACATTGTGTACGCGCTTCTCAactttattaatttatctCTATAATGATACTATTTATTCAATGTGCTTGTGGTTCATTGATCAATACAAATCACTgtaaattttcaatattctcatattattatggtTTTGCCACCTATTGGattagaaataaaaacaacTGGAAGACGGGGTTGTATTTGTGTAGTTATGATAGTTGGAGAAGGTGCTGTGTATACGGTATATACGGATGGTGTTGACACAACTGGGACAGATATACACTCCTTGTATATTAATGAGGAACTTGGGGCATATAGGATAGACATTTTTGcaaattttgtaatttgaagtaaaaagaaaaaaatgaaataagcAATTAGATATGCAAATACTAATATGGagaatgtaaaaatatgttataaaatattaatctgatgtaaaaatgttaattttatataataatactataattgatgttattaaaattgagggtaaaaataaaaaaaaaattgtattaaaattatttgaaaattgcataaaaattaattaattcttataatgaatgaaaaaaaaatatatattttaaatgaaaataaatttaataattaaaataatatcgaaacttaatttattattttttaactaaATAGCTAcctacaaaaatataaataaaacgatttttaattgtctaaataaatttcgctttattgtttttttttttttttttaaatatgttgtgcatacatttttttctaataacAGTAGCTATacaaatgataaaatagcTATTTTCTTCGTTACATCATAAAGCACCCTATAAATTGTtatgataaatttatattttattatatatatatagctttttaattatcagcaatatatgtattttttccatGTAACCAATTAAAATTGGCTATTTAGACATAATAATACCAagattaatatatatatttcccacaatatagaaaaaaatttccaattatttttttttaacacgcaataatattttttggatGTTTTAGTGTGTGTAATAAAGATCTAATAGTACACAATATCTAACTATACTAGTTTTCATGTACATACAAATTGTGAGAAacgttaaaaaatatttttttttattattgccTTTTTAACTAAAGCATTTTATGtgtatgaaaaaaattatagcataatataaaaaggaaaaaaatgtgtaacAAATAAAGCATATGatttaataacaaaaacATAAGATATAATGCATGtgtacaaaaatattaccattctgtaatttattaaaaaaaacagtaAACGgtgtttttaaatataaatatataaatatttatatgataagCAGCTTATATAAATCAACATATTTACATTAAAAATGTGTTTATATCTTCATAaggaatatttattatcttaatgaattttatttttatctatttTAAGCGCATTTTCTCCGTGGcttgttttattttgcaTTCTTTGATTTCCATGTTGTATATATAGTGTtatgttatattattactgTTACGGGAGAAGTATAGGCATAGCTAAGGCAAACCTGGGGAGCCGGGATAACTTGAATGTTTTTGATAATTGGTATGCTTTGAGGAAAAGTATAGACAACCGTTTGCGGTACTACATTATATGTAGTTGTGTAAACAACTGGGGCTGACTGTAATGTAACCATCGGTGATACGACTGTTGTAATCATTTtctaaaagaaaaaaatatatctcaTATGTTacaactaaaaaaataatcttTAACTTATACACTTTAATACATTTGATGAagtattaaaatatattatgcataattgtcttaaaaatatatataaaatatgcatatttctCTATTTACAATCAAAATATGagtattaaaatatatacattttctctttttttcctatgcatttttcatattttaagcacatacaaatataaaaatctaaaaaaatgttgtGGTTAAATTTCTTAATTTGGCATTAAATGTTAAAAGTGTTAAATGCCTTCTATTagattaatatatgatttatttgttattttgcTGCGCAAGAATCCAAAGGACAATTAATGGAATTTCAacttttgtatatataaaattgttattttaaaagCTAAATTGCACGCGCGCGATGTAAAATTTACAATAatgtaatattatatgttaataaaatttaaatgttaaaagtagtaaaaatacaacaagagttataattttttatcaaacaAAGCttgaataaattaatttgcagttgtaaattttacatattagcataaaaatatatatagcaaCAAATCGTGTTTATAAaaccattattatttatttaaccCAAGCTTTCATTAATTAaagaacaaaattaaataatatttatttttgtaaacttgtatttttgatattgctaaaatttatttatgatttttatttgttttttgcttattaaagtaaataaatatatacaaagaCATTTATGTACATAATACTACATATGTGtgaaaacatatttttaaaagggAGTAACATTACTgtcttttaaaatataagcCGCCTTCTTTGTTCAAGTTTGGCATTCAAATTCagaaataaagaaaaatgcggttttataattttatataatttttaatctGTGCATGTACCTTTAAATATGTGTTTTTTAgctagaaaaaaaaacacaataatatataatcagaagttattatataatgccttttctttatatatcgAAGCATCACTTACACAACAAGCcattttataattgtatAATGATGTAATTTCCGATAATCATCGtgtgtaaaatatttaaatgatatttttatttattttgtggtaaaaatttcaatatttatcttttttccctttttaaCTTAATTACACATTTTTGCAAAGCATAATTAactataaaatttgttcatGACTCACcaagaaattaaaaaaataaggcACAAGCCATAACTAAACACAAT is from Plasmodium berghei ANKA genome assembly, chromosome: 14 and encodes:
- a CDS encoding apical ring associated protein 1; the encoded protein is MSILYAPSSSLIYKECISVPVVSTPSVYTVYTAPSPTIITTQIQPRLPVVFISNPIGGKTIII